A stretch of Paludisphaera borealis DNA encodes these proteins:
- a CDS encoding DUF1549 domain-containing protein, producing MRLRDLGFVCLIVACGLALGRGVFRSSASVTAVKADVSQPLPDRPNVVGRVDEAFRRSWNERGIEPAPPAPDLAVMRRLSLALAGTLPSLEEIRRFEAQPPERRIDGWLDDLLRDRRSADYLAERFARAFVGTEDGPFIQFRRRRFISWLSDALLENRPYSAIVRDLIADRGIWTDHPATNFVSVTFDPAVELPDPERLAARVSRAFLGARIDCAQCHDHPFQHWKQADFRALAAFFGGVHSNLRGISDGEVFYKPLDRKTKAPTTVEARVPSHPELQPKEGTPRQQLAGWIVDPRNPYFSRATVNRAWAFAFGRPLVDPIDDLATADEIPEVLDILAADFAEHGCDLHRLIRTIVATEAFRLESDAPPSPTAEPKDETWAAFPMTRLRPEQVAGGIHQAAAVTTIGPESSWVVRFISYTERNDFVRRYGDTGEDEFAPRGGTIPQRLLLMNGEMVEKKIKGDMFNASKRIAQLAPDDDKAVELTYLAVLTRRPTPEEAAHFKHRFEGIKGDRRVDLLTDLYWTLLNATEFSWNH from the coding sequence ATGCGGCTGCGCGACCTGGGATTCGTCTGCCTGATCGTCGCTTGCGGCCTGGCCCTGGGCCGGGGCGTGTTCCGGTCGTCGGCGAGCGTCACGGCCGTCAAGGCCGACGTGTCGCAGCCGCTCCCTGATCGGCCGAACGTCGTCGGGAGGGTCGACGAGGCGTTCCGACGATCGTGGAATGAGCGCGGGATCGAGCCGGCGCCCCCCGCCCCGGACCTCGCCGTCATGCGCCGGCTCTCCTTGGCCCTGGCCGGCACGCTGCCCTCGCTGGAGGAGATTCGCCGGTTCGAGGCCCAGCCCCCCGAGCGCCGGATCGACGGCTGGCTCGACGACCTGCTCCGAGACCGCCGGTCGGCCGACTACCTGGCCGAGCGGTTCGCCCGGGCGTTCGTGGGGACCGAGGACGGCCCGTTCATCCAGTTCCGCCGCCGCCGATTCATTTCCTGGCTGAGCGACGCCTTGCTGGAGAACCGCCCGTACTCGGCGATCGTCCGCGACCTGATCGCCGACCGCGGCATCTGGACCGACCATCCGGCCACCAACTTCGTCTCCGTGACGTTCGACCCGGCGGTCGAGCTGCCCGACCCCGAGCGTCTGGCCGCGCGGGTGTCGCGGGCGTTCCTCGGTGCCCGGATCGATTGCGCGCAATGCCACGACCACCCGTTCCAGCACTGGAAGCAGGCCGATTTCCGGGCCCTGGCGGCGTTCTTCGGCGGCGTCCATTCCAACCTTCGAGGGATCTCCGACGGCGAGGTCTTCTACAAACCGCTCGACCGCAAGACCAAGGCCCCGACGACCGTCGAGGCCCGCGTGCCGTCGCATCCCGAGCTTCAGCCCAAGGAGGGGACGCCGCGCCAGCAGCTCGCGGGCTGGATCGTCGACCCGCGCAACCCGTACTTCTCCCGGGCCACGGTCAACCGCGCGTGGGCGTTCGCGTTCGGCCGTCCGCTCGTCGACCCGATCGACGATCTCGCCACGGCCGACGAGATCCCGGAAGTCCTCGACATCCTCGCGGCCGACTTCGCGGAACACGGTTGCGACCTCCACCGGTTGATCCGGACGATCGTCGCGACCGAGGCGTTCCGGCTCGAAAGCGACGCGCCGCCGTCGCCGACGGCCGAGCCCAAGGACGAGACCTGGGCGGCTTTCCCGATGACCCGGCTGCGGCCCGAGCAGGTGGCCGGCGGCATCCATCAGGCCGCCGCCGTCACGACGATCGGCCCCGAGTCGTCGTGGGTCGTCCGGTTCATCTCCTACACCGAGCGCAACGACTTCGTCCGTCGCTACGGCGACACCGGCGAGGACGAGTTCGCCCCGCGCGGCGGCACGATCCCCCAACGGCTCTTGCTCATGAACGGCGAGATGGTCGAGAAGAAGATCAAGGGCGACATGTTCAACGCCTCGAAACGGATCGCTCAGCTCGCCCCCGACGACGACAAGGCCGTCGAGCTGACCTACCTGGCGGTCCTGACCCGCCGGCCGACGCCCGAGGAAGCGGCCCATTTCAAGCACCGCTTCGAGGGGATCAAGGGCGACCGCCGCGTCGACCTGCTGACCGACCTCTACTGGACGCTCCTCAACGCGACCGAATTCTCCTGGAACCACTGA